From a single Nicotiana tomentosiformis chromosome 2, ASM39032v3, whole genome shotgun sequence genomic region:
- the LOC138904496 gene encoding secreted RxLR effector protein 161-like, producing MNNCSAGIVPIQKWDKFSLMQCPKNDVEQKKIESIPYFSIVGSLMYAQTCTRPNISFAIGMLGRYQSNPEIDHWKATKKVLRYLKGTKDYMLMYRRSKHLEVVGYSDSNFAGCIDTRKSTFGYLFQLAEGATSWKSAK from the coding sequence ATGAATAATTGTTCGGCAGGAATTGTTCCAATTCAAAAATGGGACaaatttagtctcatgcaatgcccTAAGAATGATGTAGAACAAAAGAAAATAGAATCAATTCCTTACTTTTCAATTGTTGGTAGTCTGATGTATGCTCAGACTTGCACAAGACCGAATATTAGTTTTGCGATCGGAATGCTAGGAAGATATCAGAGTAACCCAGAAATTGATCATTGGAAAGCTACAAAGAAAGTTTTGAGGTACCTAAAAGGAACGAAGGATTACATGCTCATGTATAGGAGATCCAAGCATTTGGAAGTTGTTGGATACTCGGATTCAAATTTCGCTGGATGTATTGACACTAGAAAATCCACGTTTGGTTATTTGTTCCAATTAGCTGAAGGAGCAACATCGTGGAAGAGTGCCAAATAG
- the LOC138904495 gene encoding secreted RxLR effector protein 161-like has product MNNCSAGIVPIQKWDKFSLMQCPKNDVEQKKMESIPYFSIVGSLMYAQTCTRSNISFAIGMLGRYQSNPEIDHWKATKKVLRYLKGTKDYMLMYRRSKHLKVVGYSDSDFAGCIDTRKSTFGYLFQLAEGATSWKSAKQFVIATSTMEAEFVVCFEATIHALWLRNFISGLGVVDTISKPLKIYCDNSGAVFFSKNDKYSKGAKHMELKYFTVKEEVQKQRVSLEHIRTDLMITDPS; this is encoded by the coding sequence ATGAATAATTGTTCGGCAGGAATTGTTCCAATTCAAAAATGGGACaaatttagtctcatgcaatgcccTAAGAATGATGTAGAACAAAAGAAAATGGAATCAATTCCTTACTTTTCAATTGTTGGTAGTCTGATGTATGCTCAGACTTGCACAAGATCGAATATTAGTTTTGCGATCGGAATGCTAGGAAGATATCAGAGTAACCCAGAAATTGATCATTGGAAAGCTACAAAGAAAGTTTTGAGGTACCTAAAAGGAACGAAGGATTACATGCTCATGTATAGGAGATCCAAGCATTTGAAAGTTGTTGGATACTCGGATTCAGATTTCGCTGGATGTATTGACACTAGAAAATCCACGTTTGGTTATTTGTTCCAATTAGCTGAAGGAGCAACATCGTGGAAGAGTGCCAAACAGTTTGTCATTGCTACATCTACGATGGAAGCAGAATTTGTGGTATGTTTTGAAGCCACAATTCATGCATTATGGCTGCGAAACTTTATTTCAGGACTTGGGGTTGTTGACACCATTTCCAAGCCGCTGAAAATTTACTGTGATAATTCTGGAGCAGTATTCTTCTCCAAGAATGATAAGTACTCCAAAGGTGCCAAGCATATGGAATTAAAGTACTTTACCGTCAAGGAGGAAGTTCAGAAACAAAGAGTGTCACTTGAGCATATTAGAACTGATCTCATGATTACAGATCCGTCTTAA